The following DNA comes from Spirosoma linguale DSM 74.
CGGTTTTTCAACCCTCGGCCTACATCGTACCCGTTGGCTTGATGACGGCGGGGCTGATCACGCAGGGAGCTATCAGCCGCCATGTTCAATCAGAGGTAGTTGGACGGTATCCCGGCTTTTCGTCGCATGTGGATGATGTCGGTCAGTTTGTGCCCACACTGGCCGTGTTGGGTCTGGGTGCTTTGGGGATAAAGGGAAAGCACGCTTTTGGGGATCAGGTGGTTCTTACTATTTTGTCGCACGGGGTCGCACAGGCGATTACGCAGGGACTAAAGTACACTGTTGCCTACCCCCGGCCCGATGGCGTAGGTAACGAGTCATTCCCATCGGGCCATACGTCATTTGCCTTCACGGGTGCCGCCCTGCTGGCTCAAGAATACGGCGAACGTAGTGGTTGGTACAGCGTTGCAGGCTACGGTATGGCCACGACAGTGGGCGCGTTGCGGGTAATGAAAAACCGGCACTGGCTGGCCGACGTTCTTTTTAGTGCGGGGGTGGGTATCGGCTCAACCGAGCTGGTCTATCAACTTTATCCATGGCTCCGCCGGGTCGTCTTTCACAAAAAGAACATGGCCTTAGTGCCCATTTACACAGGTTCCAGCACGGGGGTATGCATGATGGCGGTTTTTTAGGCAGATTCTCTTCCGCTTTCACCTGTTTATTTGATGCGGCATTGATCAATTATTGATGCGTTACTGACGTTTAGAATCATCACCGTATCCGAGAGAAGATCGCCCGGACGGTTTAGCGGTTAATGATGCCACTACTTTTACGGAATGACAAAATCGGCGAGCGGACCGGTTGGCTATAGCTTCTCGACAACACTGTATGCACTGAGGTGTTGCCACAGAGTTTGCAGACTACATACCTGCACGTGCTCCTGTAACCGAAAATCGTCAGCCGACGGCGTGACGACCAACAACGGAATATCGCCTAAATCCCGGCTGGCAATGTAGTTTCCCCGGCTCAGGGTAGGCGCATTCGTGTATTTTATCTCAATGCCTACGACGGGCTTGGTACCCTGCACCAGCAGTATATCCAACTCTGAGCCGTCGGCCGTCCGGTAAAAATAGGGCTGGATATCATAGCCAATTGTCGCCATGACTTGCTGAACAACATAGCCCTCCCAGGAACTACCCACGTATAGACTGCCACTCAGCACCTCCAGTGAGCCAATGGCTGCCAAGGCGTGAAACATACCACTATCCCGCAGATAAAGCTTGGGTGATTTGACCAGACGTTTGCCAATGTTGACAAAATATGGGGGTAATCGGCGAATGAGAAACGCCTGTTCCAGAAAGTCCAGGTAGTGCTGAATGGTGGGCACACTCAGTCCCAGGGATCGGGCCAGTTCGGAAACATTCAACTGATTTCCATGAACACTTACCAGCATCGATAGCAGCGTACGTACCCGGGCGGGTGACGCCCCTAAGCCAAGAGCTGGTAAATCCCGTTCGACATAGGTTTGAATAAAATCATTCATTCGTCGGATGGCAGATCGATCACTATTGGCTAATAGCATATCTGGATAACCGCCCCGCAGCCAGTGGGTTTGATAGGGGAGTTGCTCCTTTACCTCAGGCCAGCTTAATGGCTGCAGTTCCAGGTAAGCAATTCGACCGGCCAGAGACTCCGAACTCTGCTGAAGCAGTTGCGGAGAAGCAGAGCCCAATAGTAAAAAACGGCCCGCGACCCGGTGACGATCAATCAGCGAACGTAGTAGGGGAAATAACTGGGGCATCCGCTGGACTTCATCAATGATAACGAGTTGCCGCTGACGGTCGGACAGATACAATTCCGCATCCTGCAAACGGGCCAGATCCTGACTCGATTCTAAGTCCAGATAAAGCGGCTGCGTTTCAAACTGAGCCGCCAGCGAATTGACCAGGGTTGTCTTGCCTACCTGTCGGGGACCAACCAGGGCCACGGCTGGTCGATCCGCCAGTAGTTCTACTAATTCAGGTGCAATAAGTCGATTAATCATAACCCCGCAAATTTAAAATTAAATTTTAAATTTGCGGGGTTAGTTGTTGAAAAATATGGATGAAAGAACTAGCTTTGAGGTTAAAGAATCAGCACCAGCGTGCCCCCAATGATGAGGCTAGCACCCAGCGCTGTTTTCCAGGTTAAGTCCTCACCCAGAAAAAGCACTGATAGTAAAATCGCAATGGCGACGCTGAGCTTATCGACCGGAGCTACCTGCGACACTTTGCCAAGTTGCAGGGCTTTGAAATAACAGATCCAGGATAGACCCGTGGCAATACCGGATAATACCAGAAACAACCAGTTTTGACGAGTCAGCGTAGGCAACCCATCCAGACCGCCCCGCCAAAAGACCAGCCCCCAAGCCACCACCAGAATCACAAGGGTACGAATGGCTGTCGCCAGGTCAGTATTGACGTTTCTGATACCGACTTTCGCTAGCACCGCCGTCAGCGCGGCAAATAGGGCTGACAGCAAAGCATATGTCCACCACATCGACTTAGCTATTTTTGGTCCATGCGAACCAGTATCCGCTTCATCTGGGCAATTTCCCGCTCCTGCGCCGTGATAATCGATTGGGCCAATTCTTTCACTTCAGGGTCTTTCAACTCCGCCCGTTTGCTGACCAGGATGGCAATCGAATGATGGGGAATCATCGACTGCATAAACCGCTGATCGTTGATTAATACCTGATTCCGAATGCAGAACAAAGCTGTGGCAAATACCAGCACGCTACCGCCGATAATGAGCTGATTCATGCGTCGATCCGTGTACATGGCCCGCATAAAGCCGAGCATAATAAGGGCCATGGCCGAGATCATCAGGAAGGTCACATAAAGCCGGTTTGTGCTTAAATAAAAATGGTCAGCCTGTTCCAGATTGGCGTAGGTCAGGGCATTCATGACGACGAACGAGACACCTAGCATGAGAAAAAAGCGGCCGTAATGACCGGACTGCATGGGGGCTTTAGCGGTTGCTGGCATGTTCATAAGGTTGTCAGTTTAAACAGATGAATTGAATTAAATCGGTCC
Coding sequences within:
- a CDS encoding phosphoesterase PA-phosphatase related protein (PFAM: phosphoesterase PA-phosphatase related~SMART: phosphoesterase PA-phosphatase related~KEGG: lip:LI0288 PAP2 superfamily protein) — its product is MMKQLIFLVILTTFPLSVTQAQSDTTRASAAATRAVFQPSAYIVPVGLMTAGLITQGAISRHVQSEVVGRYPGFSSHVDDVGQFVPTLAVLGLGALGIKGKHAFGDQVVLTILSHGVAQAITQGLKYTVAYPRPDGVGNESFPSGHTSFAFTGAALLAQEYGERSGWYSVAGYGMATTVGALRVMKNRHWLADVLFSAGVGIGSTELVYQLYPWLRRVVFHKKNMALVPIYTGSSTGVCMMAVF
- a CDS encoding transcriptional regulator, ArsR family (PFAM: regulatory protein ArsR~SMART: AAA ATPase~KEGG: geo:Geob_2141 AAA ATPase); its protein translation is MINRLIAPELVELLADRPAVALVGPRQVGKTTLVNSLAAQFETQPLYLDLESSQDLARLQDAELYLSDRQRQLVIIDEVQRMPQLFPLLRSLIDRHRVAGRFLLLGSASPQLLQQSSESLAGRIAYLELQPLSWPEVKEQLPYQTHWLRGGYPDMLLANSDRSAIRRMNDFIQTYVERDLPALGLGASPARVRTLLSMLVSVHGNQLNVSELARSLGLSVPTIQHYLDFLEQAFLIRRLPPYFVNIGKRLVKSPKLYLRDSGMFHALAAIGSLEVLSGSLYVGSSWEGYVVQQVMATIGYDIQPYFYRTADGSELDILLVQGTKPVVGIEIKYTNAPTLSRGNYIASRDLGDIPLLVVTPSADDFRLQEHVQVCSLQTLWQHLSAYSVVEKL
- a CDS encoding protein of unknown function DUF6 transmembrane (PFAM: protein of unknown function DUF6 transmembrane~KEGG: mxa:MXAN_5504 hypothetical protein) codes for the protein MWWTYALLSALFAALTAVLAKVGIRNVNTDLATAIRTLVILVVAWGLVFWRGGLDGLPTLTRQNWLFLVLSGIATGLSWICYFKALQLGKVSQVAPVDKLSVAIAILLSVLFLGEDLTWKTALGASLIIGGTLVLIL
- a CDS encoding protein of unknown function DUF305 (PFAM: protein of unknown function DUF305~KEGG: rsh:Rsph17029_3677 hypothetical protein); amino-acid sequence: MNMPATAKAPMQSGHYGRFFLMLGVSFVVMNALTYANLEQADHFYLSTNRLYVTFLMISAMALIMLGFMRAMYTDRRMNQLIIGGSVLVFATALFCIRNQVLINDQRFMQSMIPHHSIAILVSKRAELKDPEVKELAQSIITAQEREIAQMKRILVRMDQK